A window of Halobacillus naozhouensis genomic DNA:
CATCTTTCGGCACACCCATTTGTCCGCTTTCCAGGACGCCTACTTTGCTTACAGGCGCATCGATGTCGAGACTGGGAATCTTCAAATTGGTTGGAATGATTCCGCTGCTCATGTCCGGTTTATCGGTTTCGAAATCGACCTCTTTGATGTCCCCTGATTGATCAACAAGAGTAAACTCTTCCGATTTCAGGGAGAGATCAGATGCTTCCTGCTTATTATTTTCTGACGTTTCTGTTTCGACTGTCGGATCATAAGGGGAGGTAAAGTTCGCCCACACGTTTGAATTATACCCCGCCAGCAACAGGGCCCCTAAGCCTACAATAGTAAAATACGTTCTCCACTTCATACCCATCACCTTTTTTGATTTATTTATTAAACAAAAGCGCAGGGCGCTCTTTCCTTGCGCCGCGCTGCTTTTTTATAAAAAGAGAGAGGGTTTCCCCTCCCCTCTAGCTTATCATTTTCCGGCTCGTATCCTTCGCATATGACCTTGAGAGGGTTTTCTAAGGAACTCGCCGTTTTTTATAAAAATTAAGTGAAGGACAGTCGCATTCACCTTGATCCGAAGATGAGGTAAATGCGGGTGTCCTTTAGGCTCCCCAGAGGCTGGACCCCCTGGGGAGCGACCTTGCGCAGCTTACTTGTTTATTGCTGTGCTCTTTTTCTCATCATGAAGCCGCCTGAGATCAAGACAAATGCTCCAAATGCTGCCCATGTCCAAAGACTGCTTGTGGCTGTACCGCCCATACCGGTCTTCGGCATGTCAGATGGCATTTGCTCAGCAGAGAATTTATCAGGCATTTGTTTTACAATCGCATCACTTAATGTTTCACCAACGCCGAACATGAAGCCATATCCGTCACGGAAAGACTCATATGTTGCCTGATAATCGCCGGCTACATAGTGATCAAACGTTTGGATGACATCTTCTTCGTGTGCCCAAAGTGCATTCGTTGCGGCATCAGCTGGCAAGTTTCCGCCCGTTGCTTTTCCTAGGAATTGACCTAGCGTTTCAGCAAATTTCTGCAGGCTTTGCTCGGCTTCCATGCGAGCTTTTTCGTCATTTTCCAGTGTTGCGGTTACCAGTTGACCTTGTGCTTGGATGTGGTTTTTCTGCCAAATTTTTTGAAACTGTGTGGCCGCTTCCGCACCATAAATAGATTCGATAGCTTTAGTGAAATCCTGAGTATTCATGTTTTCTGCCCATGTTATAAAATCATAATCTTCAGCCTGGTTATAGCCTTTTTGCATCCCCAGAACAGCTAGAGCGAAGTGCTCGGCAGCCAGACTGTTCAATTGGGAGCGCAAGTCAGCGGCTGGTGTTACGGCCTCTGTGCCTTCAAATTTCTCAGGCATTTGCGTTACAATCGCGCTAGATAGTGCTTTACTGATCGCAAACATACGGTCGAAGCCTTCACGGAACGCCTCATATGCTTTTTTGTATTCTCCAGCTGCATAATAATCAAATACGTTAATCACATCTTGTTCGTGAGCTGCTAACACTTTTGCCGCTGC
This region includes:
- a CDS encoding copper amine oxidase produces the protein MKTLKKAVVMFMAIMLLIPSLAMAHNGETHEKPTSKTPAADLRAGLDQLLSEHFVLATTAMIKDYNNAEDADEVYKALDQNAKDMTPVIASVYGEKAAAQFEDIFLGHNDYTPDFVEAKVNNDKEARQAAEAEVDEFVDKFSSFLAKATEGNLSKEAAAKVLAAHEQDVINVFDYYAAGEYKKAYEAFREGFDRMFAISKALSSAIVTQMPEKFEGTEAVTPAADLRSQLNSLAAEHFALAVLGMQKGYNQAEDYDFITWAENMNTQDFTKAIESIYGAEAATQFQKIWQKNHIQAQGQLVTATLENDEKARMEAEQSLQKFAETLGQFLGKATGGNLPADAATNALWAHEEDVIQTFDHYVAGDYQATYESFRDGYGFMFGVGETLSDAIVKQMPDKFSAEQMPSDMPKTGMGGTATSSLWTWAAFGAFVLISGGFMMRKRAQQ